In the Fibrobacter sp. genome, AGAGCAAGCCAAAATTCGCGTTACCGGATTTTTCAAGAAGTGGTTTGCTTTACCGGTGCTCACCATTGTTGCTGTCGCCATGGGTGCCGCAATCGGTGCATTAATGGCATTTTTCGGCCAGGTGTTGCTTGCTGTCGGCGGGCTTCGCGATGCAAATCCGATTTACTTCATTCCCGCATTGGCTCTGGCTGGTGCAGGAATCATCCTCCTTTACAAGAAATTGGGTAAGGGCGCTGAACGAGGCATGGGCTTGGTTTTCGCCGTGGGTCAGGGTAAGGAAAACAACATTCCTCTCCGCTTGATTCCCTTGGTTGCGGTAACAACTTGGGCAACCCATTTGTTCGGTGGTAGCGCCGGTCGTGAAGGTGTTGCCGTACAGATTGGTGCAACTTTGGGCCACAACATCAGCAAGAAACTTCCTTTCGAAAACGCCGGCCACATTATGTTGGTGGCTGGTATGGCCGCAGGCTTCAGCGGACTTTTCCAGATTCCTATGGCAGCAACCGCATTCGCTTTGGAAGTTTTGATTGTGGGTCACATGGATCTCGCAGCACTTTTGCCCGCAGCGGCAGCAGCATTTACCGCCTGCAAGGTTTCCAACATGCTGGGCCTTGAAAAGTTCAGCGTTGACCTGAATGGTTTGCTCTGCACCGACGACGGCACAACAGTCACAGGCCTTTTCTTGAACAATGGCGCACTGGACATTAACTTTGTGGTGAAACTCGCCCTGATCGGTGTTCTCTTCGGCATCATCGGAGGTGGTTTCGCAAAGCTTTTGAGTCTGGCCAAAACATTCTTTGCCAAGAAGTTTCCCGACCCCATCAAGCGTATCGCCATCATGGGCGTTTCGCTTTCTGCCTTGTTTCTGCTGCTGTGGCAGGGACGTTACTCCGGCCTGGGCACCAACTTGATCGACATGAGCTTTGTTGGCGCAAACGGTTTTGCCACTGACATTGCCAGTTACGATTGGCTTTTGAAATTGGTCCTGACCATTCTTACTTTGGCCGCAGGATTCCAAGGCGGCGAAGTCACTCCGTTGTTCAGCATTGGCGCAAGCCTTGGTGCTGTTTCCGCAGTGATGTTCGGTTTGCCTTTCCCGCTGGCAGCAGCACTTGGTTACGCAGCAGTTTTCGGCAGCGCCACCAACACTTTGTGGGCACCCATTTTGATTGGTTGCGAAGTCTTCGGTTTTGACTGTTTGCCAGCATTCTTTGTGGTTTGCATTGCTGCTTATGTTTGCAACGGCGGACAATCTATTTACAGCCAAAAGAAGTTGAAACTGAAGTTCTAGGAGATCCCGGATCAAGTCCGGGATGACAAAATCAAGTGAACGGCGTTTATATTGAAATCACGGATGTTTGCAATTTGCATTGCAGTTTCTGCCCTTGCGGAGATCCCGGCCCAAAGGCCGGGATGACAACAAGGGTTGCCGCTCCGCGTACTTTCATGCCGTCGGAACTTTTTGAACGTTGCCTAAACGAAGCAGCAACTGTTACAGAACAGGTGTACTTCCATGTTCTTGGGGAGCCAACACTTCATCCTGGCTTTGGAATTTACCTAAAGAAATTGGAGCAAGTTTCTTCCGCACGCAACGATGGAAAAAGTTTATCCCTGACTCTGACTACAAACGGCACCACCATTGAACGCACAGGCAAAACGATTCTCGCCTCCCCCGCTGTTCGCCAAGTGAATTTTTCCACCCACGCTTATGCAGAATTGCCTTTGGATGAAGCCGCGGAAAACCTGCAGAACGTGCTGGATTTTTGTCGCATCGCCGCAGGGTCGCGCCCCGACTTGTACATCAATTTGCGTTTGTGGAATGTTGGGGATGAATGTTCTAACGCGTGGAACAACTACATGCTGGAGCAGGTCAATAATGCCTTCGGCCGAGTTGACTGCGCCAACGAGATTCGCGCAGATTCATCAAACAAGAACCGCGCGCCAATCACCTTGGAACATTTCTGCAGCCGTCACAAAAGTTTCCTTGTGGAAGGCCGCATCTACATCCATCAGGATTCCCGCTTCGAGTGGCCGGAACAGGTTTCAGGTTCCAGGCTCGAGGCTCGAGAAGTTTTAAAAAAACAGAGCTTCATTTTTCCGCGAGGAACTTGTCGTGCCTTAGACACCCATGTCGCCATTCTTCACGACGGTCGCGTAGTTGCCTGCTGCCTGGATCATAGCGGGCAAATTACCTTAGGCCATATCCAGGAAAATTCCTTGACAGAAATTCTTTCCTCCCCCATGGCTACAAATATCCGCGAAGGCTTCGCCAATCACGAGCTTCGCCACCCCTTCTGCCAAAGCTGCAAGTTCTGCAAACGATTTAAATAAAACATCAAGGGGCGCACTTCACCTCGTAAACCTTGAAAGCCATCCCAATTTTTTCTACATTGCTCCTTGCTTGATAAAGTAGACAGTTCGAAAACCTCCTGTCTCAAAACAAAACTAGGAGCTAAAATGACCGAGAAATGCGGCCGCACCGACGCAGAACTTGAAGGCGTCACCTTACTTGGCAATCAGAACACCAAGTACAAATACGATTACGATCCCGAAGTATTGGAACGATTCCCCAACAAGCATCCGGACAATGACTACATGGTCATGCTGAACTGCCCGGAATTTACATCCCTCTGCCCGAAAACCGGTCAGCCGGACTTTGCCGAAATCCGCATCAACTACGTGCCGGACCAGTACATTGTGGAATCCAAGTCCTTGAAGCTGTATCTCTTCAGCTTCCGTAATCACGGTGACTTCCACGAAGACTGCGCCAACATCATCATGAAGGATTTGGTAAAGCTTCTGGATCCCAAGTACATCGAAGTGGAAGGCATTTTCACCCCCCGCGGTGGAATTTCCATCTACCCCTTCGCCAACTACGGCAAGCCGGGTACCGTGTACGAACAGAAGGCTATCGACCGCTTATTCGCAAGCGTTGATCGCAGAAACTCCTGGAAATAAAACTTTGTTCCCGGCCCTTCAAACCTGGAGCCTTAAAATGAAAAAGACTGCTGAGAACCTTATCCTTCTCAACATCATTTTTACCGTGGGCCTCGTGATTTCCAATGTGGTCACCGCAAAATTGATGTACACCGGAATTAGCCTCTTCGGCAATCCCGTCACATTGCCGGGCGCAGGCGTTTGCTACGCCTTCACCTTCCTCGCCACCGACGTCATCGGAGAAGTCTGGGGCAAGAAAGAAGCCAACACCGCCGTCATCTTCGGCCTTGTCGGCCAGGTATTCGCCACCTTCCTGATTTTGTTCACGCAGCACTTGCCCGCAGCCGACGCCGGCATGCAGGAAACCTACGTGAAGCTCCTGGGCCAAAACTGGGTATTCGTGGTTGCAAGCCTCGCCGGGTACCTCATCGCCCAGAAGTGGGACATCTGGATTTTCCACAAGATCCGCAGCCGCTATATCGCAAAGCACGGCGACACAAAGCACCGCTGGATTTGGAACAACGCCTCCACCATGACAAGCCAGATCTGGGACACCATCGTGTTCATTGGCATCGCCTTCGGCTTTGGCTTCGGTTGGCTGTTCCAGGCAGAAATGCGCCCCGTACTCCTTTCCATGATGGTGGGCCAGTACGTGTTCAAGATGATGCTTGCCGCTTTGGACACCCCTATTTTCTACCTGCTTACACGTAAGCTGAAAAACGAAGAAATCGATCTGAGCGCTTTAGAGCCTCAGCAAAACTAATTCCTCCTAACCCCCAAAATGGGAGTGTCGGCGAAAGTCGGCACTCCTTCTTTTTTTATTTTTGAACTATGCAGTTCTACACCACCATCCAGGATTTTGCAGGCGTCTATGGCGAGCAGCCGTTCATGCAGGCACTCCGCGCCAACGATAATGTGCGATGGATGGACTGTACCCAAATTAGCGGAACAGACTGCTACTGCGATGACGATGCCCAGGCAGAACTGCGTAAGTTCATGACTGAAGTTTGCAACACAGGAAATCAGCCGGGCGTTCACTTTTTTGATAACGGAAATTACCATTACAACAGCAAGCTTTGGACAGACTACGTTCAGGAACCTTTTGACTTGGTGATTTTTGACCATCATCCGGATATGCAACCTCCCAGATTCGAGGGAATTCTCAGCTGCGGCGGATGGGTCAAGGAAGTTCTGGACCATAATCCTAATGTGCGAAATGTGGTGATTATCGGTGTGGCAAACCACCTGGTGGAAGAAATCAAGAACGAACCTTCTACGGAATTTGAAAAATACGCGGACAGGGTTGTCTTTGTAACAGAAAGTGGTCAAGTTCTTGGATCGCCACGGTGCGACGCACCTCGCGATGACATCGCAAAAGCAGCAATCCAAGCGCTTAGCACCTTACATTCCGAAAGTGTTTATATCAGCATCGACAAGGACGCCCTCGCTCTTTCTGAAGTGGTGACCAACTGGGATCAAGGCTCCTTGACCTTTGCGCAACTAGACGAAATTCTGCGAGAGCTTTTTGCAAACCATAAAATTCTTGGCGTAGATGTTTGCGGCGAACGAGCCACCAATCAAGATTACGCCGATGGCATGGACGAAGGCTCCGCCGACGTTCTGAACAACGCGTTTAACGAAAAACTTTTTAACCTGCTGAGGTCATTGTAAATGAGTTTTAAATCATTTGGCAAAGCCAACAATAAGCCACAGCAGGGGGCAAACAAGTTTGTAGGCAAGGCACACGGCGTCGCCCGCGTCATTAGCAAGCGTGGCTACTGCAGCCGCAGCAAGGCGGAAATGTTGGTGCGAGAAGGTCGCGTCACCCTCAACGGCCGCATCGTGCGAGACCCGGAAACTCCCGCCCGCGAAAACGACGAAATCATCATCAACGGCAAGCGCATCGAAGCAAACGAAAAAGTCTACTTCATGATGAACAAGCCCCGCGGTGTGGTAACTACTGCAAGCGATGAAAAAGGCCGCGCCACCGTCACCGAACTTTTCAAGGAACAATACAGCAAGCTTTTCCCGGGCAAGGAAGCGCCCCACATTTCACCGGTAGGCCGATTGGACGCAGCCAGCGAAGGGTTGCTGCTTTTCAGTAATGATACCGAATGGGCTAACAGGATTTTGGAACCGAAGGCCGGCTCTGCTCAGGTTAACTCAACTTCGATTGCCACGCCTGCGGCTCGCAATGACAAGCAATCGCAACCTGAACACAAGAAGATTTACCGCGTCCAGGTGAAAGGTAAGCCCACAGCCGACGAACTTCATCAAATGGAAGTGGGCGTTACCGTGCCGCCTCGCGTGTTTGGCGAACCGGAAGAATTCATGCATGCCGCATCCGTCACCCTCCACGCCGAAGGCGAAAAGAACTGCTGGCTGGAATTCACTTTGACAGAAGGCAAGAACCGTGAAATCCGCAGAATGCTTGCATTCCTGGGCTACGAAGTCTTGCGCCTCGTCCGCATTCAAATTGACGACTTTACTCTGGGCGACTTAAAACCCGGCGAAATCAAGAAAATTCAGCCCTAGATTCCTCAATTCGCTTCGCTCCCTCGGAATGACAACTGAACGTTATTCGAAATGAGTCGCGCTTACAGAATATCTCTGTTCAAAAGTTCGCCGTGATCCAAAGTCAAACGGCGGAAAGGACTGTTCAAATAGAAGTCCGGGTTATGGGTAGCCATCAGCACGGTAGTACCGCGGGCATTGATTTCCTTGAAGATACGGAAAACTTCTTCAGCGTTTTTCGGGTCAAGGTTACCGGTAGGTTCGTCAGCCAGCAGCAGGTACGGATTATGCACCATGGCGCGGGCAATGGCAACACGCTGCTGTTCACCACCAGAAAGGGTATAAGGCATAGCAAAACGCTTCTGGCTAATTCCCACAAGAGCCAGCGCGTCAAACACGGCGGCGTTAATCTTGTTGCTGGGAGTGCCCACAATGCGAAGAGCAAGGGCCACATTTTCGAAAACGTTACGGTCCGGGAGAAGCTTAAAATCCTGGAAGATAATGCCCATCTTGCGACGGAGAGCCTGGATATTCTTATCCGGGGTGTTCTTGCTGTCGTAAAGGCAATCGCCGGTGAACTTCACCATAACCTGGCCGCCGCGCTCTTCATCAGGGCGTTCGTCCATATAAATTAACTTCAACAGAGTAGACTTACCTGCACCGGAATGACCTGTCAAGAACACAAACTCGCCCTTGCGAATTCGGAAGGACACATTGGAAAGTGCTTTCCAATTGTCTTCATAGGACTTGGTCACATGGTTAAAGTGAATCACGGTGCGGAACCCTGGTGAACTATTATTCGGTCAAGCGAATATCGATGTGGACTTCCTTACGCCACTTCTTGATCAGTTCTGTAAGTTTCTTGTTTTCAAGGTGGCTTGCTGTCAGCTGTTCAATCTTGCCGTAGTCTTCTTCAAGAGTCAAGTCGCGCATCTGGCGGGCATCATCCAAACGGAAGATATGGTAGGCACCATCGATCAAGACCGGTTCGGAAACTTCGCCCACGTTCAAGTCGGCAACAGGATCAACGTATGCCGGTTCCATTTCATTCTTCTGGAACCAACCGAGACGACCACCGGCAAAGTTACTGGATTTGTCTTCACTGAACTTTCTAGCGGCATCAGCAAATTCTTCAGAAGTCTTGACTGCATTGTGCAAAGAATCAGCACGTGCAATAACTGCAGCAGAGTCCTTTGCAGTAGGAACCGTGCGGAGCAAAATCTGTGCGGAACGAACACCATCTTCCTTACGGCCAAGCACGCGAGGAATGTGCCAGCCCAGATTAGTCTTTACCGGAGCGGAGGAATACTGGCCATTCTTCAAGCCGTCCAACGCACGTTCAAAAGTCGGATCCAACTGGCCGCGCTTAAAGTAGCCCAAGTCACCACCCTTTTCTGCAGAGCTGTCCTGAGAATACTTCTGTGCAAGAAGTTCAAAACTCATGCCCAAGTTCAAAGTGTCAATAAGAGCTTCGGCCACCTGACGGACGGAGTCAATCACCATGGAGTCCGGGGTAATGGGCAACTGGATGTGGCTCAGCAAAACGCAGTTGTACTGCGGCGGAATAGAATCCTTGTATTCGTTATAGAAGTTATCCACCTGCTTCTTGGTGGGGTTGATCATGCCAACATGACGCTGACGAACACGGGTCACTTCGATATGGCCACGAATCTGCTTGGAAAGCTGGTCGCGGTACTGGGCCATGCTCATGCCAAGCTGCGCGCGAATTGCCTTTTCCAAGGTAGCCAGGTTAGTATTCTGACTTGCGGCCAACTGCTGCAAATGGGCGTCCACACGCTGTTCCACTTCGGCGTCGCTCACCACGATGGAATCGCGGTCGATACGGCTTAACAAGACCTTTTCTTCAATGAGTTGGTCCAGCACGTATTCCTTCTGCTGCTGTTCGGACATTGCAGCGCCTTCAGGAGTTTCCTGGAAGTGGTAAAGGTTGTTCAAGAATTCGGAACGCATAATGGGCTTGCCATCAACCACGGCAGCCACACCTTCCATCAGGACAGGTTCTGCCATCACGGCGGAAGCCATTACAAACATCAACAAAGAAATACGGCTAAGGAACTTCATTATTTATCCTTTTCGCTAAAAACATTGACCTTGGAGAAAATGGGGCGAGCGTTCTTCCATTCCTTCTTCAATCGGTCCATCACAACCTTTTGGTGTTCCACCCAGGCACGGGAAGCCACATCTTCGGCAACTTCGGCGTAAGGCAGAACGTCGGCAGAATCCAAACGAGAAACAACCACAGCAATCTTCAGTGCGTTACCGCAAACCTTCATGGGGGTAATCTTGCCCACGGTAGCCTCGGTAATGGACGGAAGAATACAAGTATCCGGGGAAACGGTTACGGAATCAAATGTTTCAATCTTCTTGATCAAATAATGAGGATTAGGCATGGAATCATAGACCTGATCCTTGTGGCCACGGTAATAGGTGCTACCATTGCCCCATTCCTTAAAGTAGAGGATAGCGCCGGAGGCCATGGTCTTTCCGCGGAGGAACAACTCAGAATGGCTGGTGTAATAGTCCAGGCGTTCGGCATCGCCAACCATCATGGTGTCAGCGAAGCTCTGCAGGAAATGATCTACAACCATCTTACGGACAGTCTGCTGGATTTGACTCTGCAACAAAGTATCATCCATGACGCCGCTCTTCTGGGCTTCCTGGAAAATGGTTTCCTCATTAATCCAATGGTCCAGGAAAGTCAGCTTGGTACGATCGTCCCAATTGTCCCATTCCGGAGCCATTGCGCGGATATCAGATTCGTAAAGTTTGGTTTCACCAACAGAAACAACCACCTGGCCTTCCTTACTGAAAGGCATATCACAGGCAGCCAAAGCCACGAGGCACAAAATACTGAAAATGCGAGAAATAAAACTCATCGCCCACAATTTAGAAAATTACGATGGAACAGCCCAATAAAAGGGTGCTATAAAGCCAAGATTATAGTCGGCCAAAACAGCCTTTCAGCTTGGCCAGAGCATCTACTTCCACCACTTCTTCGGAATCATCGCCTTTGCGCTTGAATTTGATGATTTCGAAGTCTTCCAGCATAGCCTTTGCCTGCAGGTAAAGTTCCGGATATTCGGAGTCGTCAGCGGAAAGTTTATCAATGCTGGATAGAAGGTCGCGAGCGGCCTTCAATTCGTGATCCTTCATGAATCGGGCCTTCAGGAATGGCCTGAAGGATTCACGGAGGGAGCGAGCGTCCAGCGAAACTTGGGAGGAGCCGCCCTTGGAGCCCGCGGCGGATCCTGAGGCGGAATCGTCGCCAAAGTCCAGATTTTCCACCTTGACGTTGAGGATTTTTGCGGCGGCGGCGATTCTTTCGTACAAAGTA is a window encoding:
- a CDS encoding chloride channel protein yields the protein MKFNQQYKQFQDQFAGMSPEMKEQMMKMAKEQAKIRVTGFFKKWFALPVLTIVAVAMGAAIGALMAFFGQVLLAVGGLRDANPIYFIPALALAGAGIILLYKKLGKGAERGMGLVFAVGQGKENNIPLRLIPLVAVTTWATHLFGGSAGREGVAVQIGATLGHNISKKLPFENAGHIMLVAGMAAGFSGLFQIPMAATAFALEVLIVGHMDLAALLPAAAAAFTACKVSNMLGLEKFSVDLNGLLCTDDGTTVTGLFLNNGALDINFVVKLALIGVLFGIIGGGFAKLLSLAKTFFAKKFPDPIKRIAIMGVSLSALFLLLWQGRYSGLGTNLIDMSFVGANGFATDIASYDWLLKLVLTILTLAAGFQGGEVTPLFSIGASLGAVSAVMFGLPFPLAAALGYAAVFGSATNTLWAPILIGCEVFGFDCLPAFFVVCIAAYVCNGGQSIYSQKKLKLKF
- a CDS encoding SPASM domain-containing protein, with the translated sequence MNGVYIEITDVCNLHCSFCPCGDPGPKAGMTTRVAAPRTFMPSELFERCLNEAATVTEQVYFHVLGEPTLHPGFGIYLKKLEQVSSARNDGKSLSLTLTTNGTTIERTGKTILASPAVRQVNFSTHAYAELPLDEAAENLQNVLDFCRIAAGSRPDLYINLRLWNVGDECSNAWNNYMLEQVNNAFGRVDCANEIRADSSNKNRAPITLEHFCSRHKSFLVEGRIYIHQDSRFEWPEQVSGSRLEAREVLKKQSFIFPRGTCRALDTHVAILHDGRVVACCLDHSGQITLGHIQENSLTEILSSPMATNIREGFANHELRHPFCQSCKFCKRFK
- the queF gene encoding preQ(1) synthase, translating into MTEKCGRTDAELEGVTLLGNQNTKYKYDYDPEVLERFPNKHPDNDYMVMLNCPEFTSLCPKTGQPDFAEIRINYVPDQYIVESKSLKLYLFSFRNHGDFHEDCANIIMKDLVKLLDPKYIEVEGIFTPRGGISIYPFANYGKPGTVYEQKAIDRLFASVDRRNSWK
- a CDS encoding queuosine precursor transporter, whose protein sequence is MKKTAENLILLNIIFTVGLVISNVVTAKLMYTGISLFGNPVTLPGAGVCYAFTFLATDVIGEVWGKKEANTAVIFGLVGQVFATFLILFTQHLPAADAGMQETYVKLLGQNWVFVVASLAGYLIAQKWDIWIFHKIRSRYIAKHGDTKHRWIWNNASTMTSQIWDTIVFIGIAFGFGFGWLFQAEMRPVLLSMMVGQYVFKMMLAALDTPIFYLLTRKLKNEEIDLSALEPQQN
- a CDS encoding arginase family protein; amino-acid sequence: MQFYTTIQDFAGVYGEQPFMQALRANDNVRWMDCTQISGTDCYCDDDAQAELRKFMTEVCNTGNQPGVHFFDNGNYHYNSKLWTDYVQEPFDLVIFDHHPDMQPPRFEGILSCGGWVKEVLDHNPNVRNVVIIGVANHLVEEIKNEPSTEFEKYADRVVFVTESGQVLGSPRCDAPRDDIAKAAIQALSTLHSESVYISIDKDALALSEVVTNWDQGSLTFAQLDEILRELFANHKILGVDVCGERATNQDYADGMDEGSADVLNNAFNEKLFNLLRSL
- a CDS encoding rRNA pseudouridine synthase, which produces MSFKSFGKANNKPQQGANKFVGKAHGVARVISKRGYCSRSKAEMLVREGRVTLNGRIVRDPETPARENDEIIINGKRIEANEKVYFMMNKPRGVVTTASDEKGRATVTELFKEQYSKLFPGKEAPHISPVGRLDAASEGLLLFSNDTEWANRILEPKAGSAQVNSTSIATPAARNDKQSQPEHKKIYRVQVKGKPTADELHQMEVGVTVPPRVFGEPEEFMHAASVTLHAEGEKNCWLEFTLTEGKNREIRRMLAFLGYEVLRLVRIQIDDFTLGDLKPGEIKKIQP
- the ftsE gene encoding cell division ATP-binding protein FtsE, which codes for MIHFNHVTKSYEDNWKALSNVSFRIRKGEFVFLTGHSGAGKSTLLKLIYMDERPDEERGGQVMVKFTGDCLYDSKNTPDKNIQALRRKMGIIFQDFKLLPDRNVFENVALALRIVGTPSNKINAAVFDALALVGISQKRFAMPYTLSGGEQQRVAIARAMVHNPYLLLADEPTGNLDPKNAEEVFRIFKEINARGTTVLMATHNPDFYLNSPFRRLTLDHGELLNRDIL
- a CDS encoding peptidyl-prolyl cis-trans isomerase, with translation MLGRKEDGVRSAQILLRTVPTAKDSAAVIARADSLHNAVKTSEEFADAARKFSEDKSSNFAGGRLGWFQKNEMEPAYVDPVADLNVGEVSEPVLIDGAYHIFRLDDARQMRDLTLEEDYGKIEQLTASHLENKKLTELIKKWRKEVHIDIRLTE